From Fulvivirga lutea:
AAATTATTAAGGCCAAACATATAAATTGAGCAGCTTTCATTCTAATAAATGTTTAAACATTAAGTTAATTAATTATTGGCAGCTTATTACTTAAAAGTATAACAAATCATTTCTCTGACTGACAAAACTCATTATTTGAAAATAACACATTTTGTATTTTTATGTTATGAAAATTGAAAAGATAATATGCGCAGTAGATGCCTCTAACAGCTCAAAACAAGCGTTAGCATTTGCCAATAAACTTGCAACCAAGTTTAGCGCCCAACTTTCAGTGGTACATATTTTTCCTGCCGAATTACGCATGAAAAATGAATTCAAGGAGCATGTGATTGAAGAGATTAATACCTGGCTGAATGGTTTGTTGAAATCTCCAATCATTCATCTTGATGGCATTATTTCAGAGGAACTTCAAAAATTAAGCAAGTCGAATGATTTATTAGTGATGGGACTCAGAGGTTCTAATCATTCTTCGCGCTATTATGGCAGTAATGCAGCCCAGGTTATTCAAACAGCTTCATGCCCTGTATTCTTAATACCTGATGCTGAAACAGATTTTCATTTTAAAAAGATTGTCTTTGCTTCAGACTTTAAAGATATAGTGAGAGATGAAAACTTAGAGGCTTTACGCGATTTAGCAGATCATCAAAAAGCCGAATTACATCTGCTTCATGTTTCTGGAAATACAGTGTTAGATACAGAAGAAGGTGACGAGGCTATTGAATTACACGCTATCTTTAAAGATATTAACCATGCTTTTTTTGTGGTTGAAGAGCAGGACATCGTTAAAGGAATTCAAAAGCATATAAAGGATAATAAAATTGACCTATTGGCCATTATGCCAAGAAAAACAACAAAATTAGCACATACATTGAGTCAGGCAATAATCAATGAAACTGAAAGTATTCCTATCTTCTCATTTCACGCTTAGCACATGAATGTTAGAGTTAAGTTTTTAGGCGCAGCTCAAACAGTAACCGGCTCCAAATATTTATTTGAAGTAGATAACTTTACTTTTTTAGTCGATTGTGGGCTTTTTCAGGGTCTTAAACCATATCGATTAAGGAACTGGGATGAGTTTCCGCATGATGTTTCATCTATTGATGCAGTTGTATTAACTCATGCCCATATAGATCATTCAGGATACCTACCCAGATTAGTAAAACAAGGTTTCAATGGCCCTATTTATTGTACCGAAGCTACCGCTGGCCTGCTGGAAATTCTGCTTTTAGATGCAGCCAAACTTCAGGAAGAAGAAGCTGAATTTGCCAGAAAAAAAGGTTATTCGAAACACACAGTCCCAGAGCCACTCTTCACCACAGAAAATGCCGAACAAGCACTATCATTGGTGACCACCGTTGGTTATGAGCAAGACTTTAAAATTCACGATAATGTGCAAGTTACCTTTAGAAATGCCGGCCATATTTTGGGAAGTGCTTTTGTAGAGTTGCTTTTGAATGGAATTCAGATGACCAAGAAAATTGTACTCTCGGGCGATTTAGGGCGTTTCAATCAGCCACTTCTATCCTCTCCAGAGCAGGTACATAATGCTGACATCCTATTTATTGAATCAACTTACGGAGATCGTTCCAATGATATCGTTGACATTGAAGAGCAATTGAAAGAGAAGATTACAAAAGGACTGGATGAAGGTGGATGTATACTCATACCGTCTTTTGCTGTTGGACGAACGCAGCTAATACTGTATTATCTGCAAAGGCTTCAGAGTGAGGGCAGCATACCTAACGTACCTGTTTATATTGATAGCCCAATGGCTATTAGTGCCACAAACCTGTATAGCAAATACCCTGATTACCACACGCTTTCTCCTTCAGATTTCAAAGGAAATGGTTTGTTTGATTATCCAACTGTTCATTATTACCGATCTCAGGAGTCATCTGTGATATTAAATGATATTTCTTCTAATGCAATAATTATATCTGCCAGTGGTATGTGTACCGGAGGAAGAATACTGCATCATTTATTTCACCGACTAGGAAGAAAAAATGATACGCTCCTATTTGTAGGGTATCAAGCAGAAGGTACGAGAGGTAGAAGAATCTTAGAAGGTGAGCCAACGAGCAGAATCTTTGGAATCGATGTAGAAGTAAAATGCCATATAGATATTGTAACCGGCCTTTCCGCTCATGCCGATAAGAATGAATTACACCAATGGCTCGAAACTTTAGAATCGCCTCCTAAAATGACTTTTATAGTGCATGGTGAGGCAGAGAGCTCATTAGCATTAGCTCATTATCTAAGAATAGATAAACAATGGGACAATGTGTATGTGCCTAATTATTTAGAATCATTTGAGGTTTTTCGCGGTATATAGCTGCTAAAAACAAAATGCCCCGTGAAGAACCTAGCTTCAGGGGGCAAATCGTTGTCTATAGTTGGCTTATGATTCAAATGTAATAGCAAATACCTTAACTGCTAAACCCAAACCGACCAACCTACTTTTTTACCGATAAGTTGCAGCATTCTCTGACGAATGGATAATTGGTCTATTTAATTGTATCGGATTTAATGCTTTTTGAACTATCCTTTTCAAGTATCTCATCCTGAATACGCTCCTTTAGCTGGGATTTTGAGCCTGGAAATGTGGTTTTGGAGGAAATATCGTAACCTATATAGATCATGATTCCGAAAAAGATTAAAGCAAATACCAGAAAGATTTTTTTATTGCGGTTCATCTTAATTTAGGCTCAAGCCACAAATATCCCATACTTACTAGAAACAACAATAAAAACCACCATTTGGATATCAGTTTTTTCACTTCGCGTTCTTTGGCTGCGTAATCATTTATAGAATTGAAATAAGATGCATTCAATATTAGTGTTTGATAGTTCTTTACTGAACTCCATTCATCTTGTTGAAAAACATACTGCCACTTACTCTCAGGTTTATCACTTAACACGATGTTATTCCACCCAGCTTTCCGAGGCCATATCGTTGTTTGCCAGCGGTCATCAATAAACTCATGCTGTCTGAAAGTTAATCTCACACTGTCGAATGCAACCTTAGGAGCGCCATTGTTTATAACCCATAGTTTATTTGGTTCATCCAAATAAACCAACTGACTCTCAATAGTTAGTGGACTCATTTGCTTGTAAATGAATTTACTCAAAATTTTATCCCAGAGAAGTTGATATTGGGTTTCATTTCCATTTAAAGATAATTTGAAGGTATTAATGATTGATAGTATTCCCACTTTACCAAGTCCTAGCGGTTGAGATAGGTTGAAACAAACATCATTAATCGAAAGGTGGCATTCACTCAACGGTTGATTTGAATTAATTCCGACAATAGATTCAATTTCTACACTTTCTTTACCCAGCTGCATGGTCTGTTTATCATCCTCTAACTTGTTAAAAGAGGCATTTATCCAGTCTGGGATTTTGTCTGAGGCGTTAGAAGCCAATAAAAGTAAACCAAGGCCTCGCTCCTTTACTTGCTTTTCAATATTTAATCGCTCATTTCTGCTTAGACTGAAAAAGTCATTAGCTGGAATTATTAATACATCAAATTCACCTAACAAGGACTCTGACAAGTATGGAAGCTTATCAAACTCGAATCCTGAATTTTCATGGCGATATCGGTCTGTGGTAATTTTTGATCGAACAAATACCCGATGTCCTTGCGCTATCAAATGATTTTTCAAAAATTTGGTCTCAAAAGTTGGATGATCATTGAGTATTAAAACATCTGATTTATCTGGCTGATAAACTATAACAGGAAGTTGCTCCAACTGTATTACTGTATTCTCGGCTTCCGCAGTTATATTCAGCAAAGTTTTGCCTGACACTAAAGGTTTGTAATTGAGAGTTACTGCTTTGATCGAGTCTTTCTGAACCATTACCGAATCTACCACACCTCCTAACATCGAAAGCTTGAGCCAAGTATTTTCTAGCTGATTTACTCTTAACTGAACAACCTGATTTTCACCCAAAATAACCTCGCTTTGATGGCAAACATCGATTATACCATTGGGAATCTCTGCTGCGATAAAATCTACTTTTTTACCTTTTAATTTGTACAAATCGTACTCAGGAATGCCATAACCGTTGACAATGACATGATTGGTTAAGTCCGATGTTCTGATTGTATCTGACCATTCAATAAACTTATTATTGGGATACTTGACCCTTAAACTATCTACTTTGTTTGCCTCTTTGGTTGTGATAATGATAGTATCAGCATCTACTTCTGAAAAGTAATATGGCTCCAGGTAAAGCAAGACAATGCTTATGAGTGCCACAACTGTTGCTACCAATCTTGAAAGGTACAACCGTCCATTTTTCGACTCAAGGAAAACAAGCACTGCTAAAAGAGCCAACAGAGTTGGAACGACATACCACCACAAATCAGCATTCAAAACACCCATTATTTATTCATTGAATTGGTAAGTTGATTAAGGTATGCACGTGTAAGACGATCCTCCGATGAATGATTTTGAGGACTTAACTCATCTTCTGAAGGCAACGCCTTGCTTAATTCAGATTGAACCTTTCTCAATGTTGAAAACAAAATAGTCTCATCAACCTGCTTTAAGTTTAATTTTTGTAATAGCTGAAGCGTCATAAAATGCTTCCCGGGTTGATCAATGGCGATTGCTGCTAACTCATTGCCTGCGTTTTTGAATATATCTGACTCATATGCTTTTAATTCTTTTTTAATCAACTCATCAATATAAAAGATAGCCTTTTCAATTGCCGGGTAGCTTTTTTCGGTGACAGACTCAATGGTACTGGTACCTGTTTGGACTTCCTTCACATCACCTGATAGCCGTTTATCTTCTTTTATTGGTGGCGGATCGAAACCAATACGATGAACATAAATACGAGCGTGGTTTTTAATTTCTTTAATAAGCTCAAGTGCCTTGTATTGATAAGGCAACGATTTTTCAGGCTGATAGAGCCGCAGGTACAACTCTGCATCCCACATTTCATTCATGGCAGCCCGTAACTTGCCTTTGATGGATGAGGTAAATAATGTTGCTTCTTCAGGATCTTCATGGTCATGCTTAAACTCATCCAAAGGGTCTTCTTTCTTTTCACTTTCAGGCACTAAATTATGTTCATTGTCACTATCGTGAGCATGGGAAT
This genomic window contains:
- a CDS encoding MBL fold metallo-hydrolase RNA specificity domain-containing protein, yielding MNVRVKFLGAAQTVTGSKYLFEVDNFTFLVDCGLFQGLKPYRLRNWDEFPHDVSSIDAVVLTHAHIDHSGYLPRLVKQGFNGPIYCTEATAGLLEILLLDAAKLQEEEAEFARKKGYSKHTVPEPLFTTENAEQALSLVTTVGYEQDFKIHDNVQVTFRNAGHILGSAFVELLLNGIQMTKKIVLSGDLGRFNQPLLSSPEQVHNADILFIESTYGDRSNDIVDIEEQLKEKITKGLDEGGCILIPSFAVGRTQLILYYLQRLQSEGSIPNVPVYIDSPMAISATNLYSKYPDYHTLSPSDFKGNGLFDYPTVHYYRSQESSVILNDISSNAIIISASGMCTGGRILHHLFHRLGRKNDTLLFVGYQAEGTRGRRILEGEPTSRIFGIDVEVKCHIDIVTGLSAHADKNELHQWLETLESPPKMTFIVHGEAESSLALAHYLRIDKQWDNVYVPNYLESFEVFRGI
- a CDS encoding universal stress protein, producing MKIEKIICAVDASNSSKQALAFANKLATKFSAQLSVVHIFPAELRMKNEFKEHVIEEINTWLNGLLKSPIIHLDGIISEELQKLSKSNDLLVMGLRGSNHSSRYYGSNAAQVIQTASCPVFLIPDAETDFHFKKIVFASDFKDIVRDENLEALRDLADHQKAELHLLHVSGNTVLDTEEGDEAIELHAIFKDINHAFFVVEEQDIVKGIQKHIKDNKIDLLAIMPRKTTKLAHTLSQAIINETESIPIFSFHA